One genomic window of Gammaproteobacteria bacterium includes the following:
- a CDS encoding TerD family protein translates to MAISLSKGGNLSLEKTDPGIKKILIGLGWDERATDGVEFDLDASVFLLGDSGKVRGDHDFVFYNQASSQCGSVNHMGDNRSGEGDGDDESVKVDLAAVPAEINKIAVTVTIHDFEARNQNFGQVANAFIRVVNDETGNEVCRYDLTEDYSIETAMIFGELYRHNGEWKFKAVGQGYAGGLSAMANEYGVNM, encoded by the coding sequence ATGGCAATTTCGTTATCCAAAGGTGGCAATCTTTCACTGGAAAAAACCGATCCTGGAATCAAAAAAATTCTGATCGGGTTGGGCTGGGATGAACGCGCCACCGACGGTGTCGAGTTTGATTTAGATGCCTCGGTCTTTTTACTTGGCGACAGCGGCAAAGTCCGTGGTGATCACGACTTTGTTTTTTACAACCAAGCCAGCTCACAGTGCGGTTCGGTAAATCACATGGGCGACAACCGCAGCGGCGAAGGTGATGGCGATGATGAAAGCGTCAAAGTTGATCTGGCAGCGGTACCCGCAGAAATCAACAAAATTGCCGTGACCGTCACCATTCACGACTTTGAAGCCCGCAACCAAAACTTTGGCCAAGTGGCCAACGCCTTCATTCGGGTCGTCAACGACGAAACCGGCAACGAAGTCTGCCGTTACGACCTGACCGAAGATTACTCCATCGAAACCGCGATGATTTTTGGCGAACTGTACCGCCACAACGGTGAGTGGAAATTCAAAGCCGTCGGTCAAGGCTATGCCGGTGGTCTATCTGCAATGGCCAACGAGTACGGCGTTAATATGTAA
- a CDS encoding DUF475 domain-containing protein, which yields MSGNLRFFTGSFIVTFIGITAAFYIGGLEALFLVSVLCVLEISLSFDNAVVNATVLKDMSPKWQRRFLTWGMLIAVFGMRILFPVIIVSIIAQVSPWGALNIAMNTPEVYAHHMELAHINLMGFGGSFLLMVGLDFFLDDEKEHWIPLIEKPIMALGKIPYMTVLLTAGLILSVAYGALQEADRHGFIASALSGIFTYLAIHSLAKWMENREAQRAAAGLAAKSGLAMFMYLEILDASFSFDGVIGAFAITTDLFIIAIGLGIGAMFVRSLTIMLVEKGTLSIYKYLEHGAFYAIIALAVIMILKTFTHIPEVLTGLIGAGFIGVAFGHSWLIKRQENSKAAQ from the coding sequence ATGAGCGGTAATTTACGCTTTTTCACTGGCAGCTTTATCGTCACCTTCATTGGCATCACTGCGGCCTTTTACATCGGTGGGCTTGAAGCCCTCTTTTTGGTCTCCGTTTTGTGCGTATTGGAAATTTCTCTGTCGTTTGATAACGCGGTGGTCAACGCCACCGTATTAAAAGACATGAGCCCCAAATGGCAACGACGCTTTCTGACCTGGGGGATGCTGATTGCCGTTTTTGGTATGCGTATTTTGTTTCCGGTCATTATTGTTAGCATCATTGCCCAAGTAAGCCCTTGGGGAGCCCTTAATATTGCGATGAACACCCCTGAAGTCTATGCCCACCATATGGAGTTAGCACACATTAACTTGATGGGCTTTGGCGGCTCTTTCTTATTAATGGTTGGCCTAGACTTTTTCTTGGACGATGAAAAAGAGCACTGGATCCCTCTGATTGAAAAACCGATCATGGCATTGGGGAAAATCCCCTACATGACGGTGTTATTAACCGCCGGTCTGATCCTCAGTGTGGCCTACGGCGCTCTGCAAGAAGCCGACCGACACGGCTTCATCGCCTCTGCTCTGAGCGGTATTTTCACCTATTTGGCCATTCACTCCTTGGCCAAATGGATGGAGAACCGCGAAGCACAACGCGCCGCAGCAGGTCTAGCCGCCAAAAGCGGCTTGGCCATGTTTATGTATTTGGAAATCCTCGATGCCTCTTTCAGCTTTGATGGTGTGATTGGCGCGTTTGCCATCACCACCGACCTGTTTATCATCGCCATCGGCCTCGGTATCGGTGCTATGTTTGTCCGCTCTTTGACCATCATGTTGGTGGAAAAAGGCACCTTATCCATTTACAAATACTTGGAACACGGGGCTTTTTACGCCATCATTGCCTTGGCGGTAATCATGATTCTTAAAACCTTTACGCACATCCCAGAGGTGCTTACCGGCCTCATCGGTGCGGGGTTTATCGGCGTTGCATTTGGCCATTCATGGCTGATCAAACGCCAAGAAAACAGCAAAGCTGCTCAGTAA
- a CDS encoding TerB family tellurite resistance protein, whose amino-acid sequence MFKDLLQRGSDKLSELKTDALKFKSKKFLHAAMSGSALVSFADGSIDQVEKDKMRVFIENNPALSIYSRVDVLEAFNEYLSALEMDLDMGEAKAMDALAKIKGKDDEARLVLRMVVSIGKSDGDFDQSEKAMVIKIGRELGLDANDFID is encoded by the coding sequence GTGTTTAAAGATTTATTACAACGTGGCAGCGACAAACTCTCTGAGCTGAAAACCGACGCACTCAAGTTCAAATCCAAAAAATTCCTGCACGCCGCCATGTCCGGCAGTGCGCTGGTCAGTTTTGCCGACGGCAGCATTGATCAAGTAGAAAAAGACAAAATGCGCGTCTTTATCGAAAACAACCCCGCTCTCTCCATCTACAGCCGCGTCGATGTACTGGAAGCCTTTAACGAATACCTCTCCGCATTGGAAATGGATCTGGACATGGGCGAAGCCAAAGCAATGGATGCGCTGGCCAAAATCAAAGGCAAAGACGACGAAGCCCGTCTGGTACTGAGAATGGTGGTCTCCATTGGTAAATCCGATGGCGATTTTGATCAAAGCGAAAAAGCGATGGTGATCAAAATTGGCCGTGAACTGGGTTTGGATGCCAACGACTTTATCGACTAA
- the rpiA gene encoding ribose-5-phosphate isomerase RpiA, which translates to MTADDLKRQAAEAAIEYVEPGMIVGIGTGSTANHFIDLLAKLKGKIDGTVASSEASAARLRGHGIEVMELNNTGPLSLYVDGADESNRELHLIKGGGGALTREKIVAGASEKFICIADESKLVDVMGSFPLPIEVIPMARSHVARELVKLDGQPVLREGFTTDNGNLILDVHGLQIMQPVHLEQTINAIAGVVTVGIFAQRPADVLILGQEGGARIIT; encoded by the coding sequence ATGACGGCTGATGACTTGAAACGACAAGCCGCTGAAGCGGCGATTGAATACGTGGAACCAGGGATGATTGTCGGCATCGGCACCGGCTCCACCGCCAACCACTTTATCGACCTGCTGGCCAAACTCAAAGGCAAGATCGACGGCACTGTGGCCAGCTCTGAGGCCAGTGCTGCGCGGCTGCGCGGTCACGGCATCGAGGTGATGGAACTCAACAACACCGGCCCGCTGTCGCTCTACGTCGATGGTGCCGATGAATCCAACCGCGAACTGCATCTGATCAAAGGCGGCGGCGGCGCACTGACCCGCGAGAAGATCGTTGCTGGCGCGAGCGAAAAATTCATCTGCATCGCCGATGAATCCAAACTGGTGGATGTGATGGGCAGTTTCCCACTGCCCATCGAAGTTATCCCGATGGCGCGCAGCCATGTGGCACGAGAATTGGTTAAGCTGGACGGTCAGCCGGTGCTGCGTGAAGGCTTCACCACCGACAACGGCAACCTGATCCTTGACGTTCACGGCCTGCAGATCATGCAACCGGTTCATCTGGAGCAGACCATCAACGCCATTGCTGGTGTGGTCACCGTCGGTATTTTTGCTCAACGGCCAGCGGATGTGCTGATTTTGGGTCAAGAAGGCGGTGCTCGAATCATCACCTAA
- the ilvA gene encoding threonine ammonia-lyase, biosynthetic — MTDRYIKKILSARVYDVASESPLEYAPNLSRKLSNRVLLKREDQQQVFSFKLRGAYNKMYQLSQQGDLVGVIAASAGNHAQGVALAAKKLGVKAIIVMPRTTPAIKVEAVKALGAKAILHGDAYDDAYAHARELEQEKGYPFIHPYDDEDVIAGQGTVGLEICRQHPDRVDALFVPIGGGGLIAGVAVLMNYLRPEVKIIGVEPDDANSMQLALAKKRRVVLDQVGIFADGVAVKQAGKAPYDLCKKYVDEVITVSVDEMCAGIKEIFNETRTVTEPAGALAVAGLKKYVEREGVTGQTLIAINSGANINFDRLRHVAERAELGEQREMLLAVTLAEKAGSFRTFCQALGRRGVVTEFNYRYGDEQQAKIYAGVKIAGESERGELLAHLTEAGYEVLDLSDNEMAKTHIRYMVGGRAQMVRDERLFRFEFPERPGALPAFLNQVGKGWNISLFHYRNHGSAFGRVLCGIQVPDQEYERFLSHLEKLGFAYWNESDNPAYRAFLL, encoded by the coding sequence ATGACTGACCGTTACATAAAAAAAATCCTCTCCGCTCGTGTGTACGACGTGGCCAGCGAAAGTCCGCTGGAATACGCTCCCAACTTGTCGCGCAAGCTCTCCAATCGTGTGTTGTTAAAGCGTGAAGATCAGCAGCAGGTCTTCTCTTTCAAGCTGCGCGGCGCGTACAACAAAATGTACCAACTCAGCCAGCAGGGCGATTTGGTCGGAGTGATTGCCGCTTCGGCGGGCAACCACGCTCAAGGGGTGGCGCTGGCGGCGAAAAAGTTGGGGGTGAAGGCGATCATTGTCATGCCACGCACCACCCCTGCGATTAAGGTGGAGGCGGTCAAAGCGTTGGGAGCCAAGGCGATTTTGCACGGCGATGCTTACGACGATGCCTACGCTCACGCCCGTGAGCTGGAGCAGGAGAAGGGGTATCCTTTTATTCACCCTTACGACGATGAAGATGTGATTGCCGGTCAAGGCACGGTGGGGTTGGAGATCTGTCGTCAGCACCCCGACCGTGTGGATGCGCTGTTTGTCCCCATCGGTGGTGGCGGCTTGATCGCGGGGGTGGCGGTGTTGATGAACTACCTGCGCCCTGAGGTGAAGATCATTGGTGTGGAGCCGGACGACGCCAACTCGATGCAGTTGGCGCTGGCGAAAAAACGCCGCGTGGTGCTGGATCAGGTGGGTATTTTTGCTGACGGTGTGGCGGTGAAACAGGCGGGCAAAGCGCCCTACGATCTCTGCAAAAAATACGTTGATGAGGTGATCACGGTTTCGGTGGATGAGATGTGCGCGGGCATTAAAGAGATCTTTAATGAGACGCGCACGGTGACCGAACCGGCGGGGGCGCTGGCGGTGGCGGGGCTGAAAAAATACGTTGAGCGTGAAGGCGTAACGGGCCAGACCTTGATCGCCATCAACAGCGGCGCGAACATTAATTTTGATCGATTGCGCCATGTGGCAGAGCGTGCCGAGTTGGGTGAGCAGCGGGAGATGCTGTTGGCGGTGACCTTGGCAGAAAAAGCGGGCAGTTTTCGTACCTTTTGCCAAGCGTTAGGACGGCGGGGAGTGGTGACGGAGTTTAATTATCGTTACGGCGATGAGCAGCAGGCGAAAATTTACGCCGGAGTAAAAATCGCGGGTGAATCGGAGCGCGGTGAGCTGTTGGCGCATTTAACAGAGGCCGGTTATGAGGTGTTGGATTTGAGCGACAACGAAATGGCCAAAACCCACATTCGTTATATGGTGGGTGGTCGTGCGCAAATGGTTCGTGATGAGAGGCTGTTTCGCTTTGAATTTCCCGAACGTCCGGGTGCCTTACCGGCCTTTTTAAATCAGGTGGGCAAGGGCTGGAACATCAGCCTGTTTCATTATCGCAATCACGGCTCGGCTTTTGGACGGGTTCTGTGTGGCATTCAGGTGCCGGATCAAGAGTATGAGCGGTTTTTGAGTCATCTGGAAAAATTGGGTTTTGCGTATTGGAATGAAAGTGATAATCCGGCCTATCGGGCGTTTTTGTTGTAG
- a CDS encoding transposase, with product MKYDPNIHHRRSVRLKGFDYACCGLYFVTICSQNRLNLFDDILDHIMVLNTAGKMLNKIWQGMPDQHKNIRLHEYVVMPNHFHAIIEITSVGADSISARTGLGTVVQTFKRFTTVEYIKRVRQHILPAFDGKIWQRNYWEHIIRNEDESTHLAQYIMDNPRKWALDKLNNGV from the coding sequence ATGAAATACGATCCAAATATTCATCACCGCCGTTCAGTTCGTTTGAAAGGATTTGATTATGCGTGCTGTGGGTTGTATTTCGTGACCATTTGCAGTCAGAATCGGTTGAATCTGTTTGATGATATTTTAGACCATATAATGGTTTTGAATACTGCGGGAAAAATGCTTAATAAAATATGGCAGGGTATGCCAGATCAGCACAAAAATATTAGGCTGCATGAGTACGTTGTTATGCCGAATCATTTTCACGCTATTATTGAAATTACATCCGTAGGGGCGGATTCTATATCCGCCCGCACTGGACTGGGAACCGTCGTTCAGACGTTTAAGCGTTTTACCACGGTGGAATACATAAAAAGGGTGAGGCAACATATTCTACCTGCCTTTGATGGAAAAATTTGGCAGCGAAATTATTGGGAGCATATTATTCGTAATGAAGATGAATCCACCCATCTTGCCCAATATATTATGGATAACCCTAGAAAATGGGCGTTGGATAAATTAAATAACGGTGTTTAG
- a CDS encoding 5-formyltetrahydrofolate cyclo-ligase, with protein sequence MKQSKNPPNRVTLRQQMIQRRLKLTPAQQQHSALALQKQLFQRAEFINSQHIAAYWSVRGEIETAAILQHAEKLGKNLYLPLLTDDHQLHFAPYQHNSPMQANQFRIPEPIVTNEQLIKAENLDLVLVPLLAFDNKGNRLGMGGGYYDRTFEFKQNNKQGKKPLLVGLAHGFQQVETLEAEPWDVALDCVVTA encoded by the coding sequence ATGAAACAATCCAAAAACCCACCAAATCGCGTAACTCTGCGCCAGCAGATGATTCAACGTCGCCTAAAACTCACACCCGCACAGCAGCAGCACTCTGCTTTAGCCCTTCAAAAGCAGCTCTTCCAGCGAGCCGAATTTATCAACAGCCAGCACATTGCTGCCTACTGGTCGGTGCGCGGCGAGATCGAAACCGCAGCTATTTTGCAACACGCCGAAAAACTCGGCAAAAACCTCTATCTGCCCCTTCTCACCGATGACCACCAACTGCACTTTGCTCCTTACCAGCACAACAGCCCAATGCAGGCCAATCAATTTCGCATTCCCGAGCCGATAGTAACCAACGAACAATTAATCAAAGCAGAAAATTTAGATTTGGTTTTGGTGCCGCTGCTGGCCTTTGACAACAAGGGCAATCGCCTCGGCATGGGCGGCGGTTATTACGACCGTACCTTTGAATTTAAGCAGAATAATAAACAGGGTAAAAAACCGTTGTTGGTTGGCCTTGCTCATGGATTCCAGCAGGTTGAAACTCTGGAAGCAGAGCCTTGGGATGTGGCTTTAGATTGTGTGGTTACGGCGTAG
- a CDS encoding cell division protein ZapA, producing MSDEQVSVKLTILDREYQVSCRETETNALLEAAEYLDHKMSDIRSRGKFIGTDRLATVTALNIAHELLQLKHQQADNGQIHQQLDDLQLKIQHALDADAEPQEINDKSSL from the coding sequence ATGAGCGATGAACAGGTTTCAGTCAAACTGACTATTTTAGATCGTGAGTACCAAGTCTCTTGCCGCGAAACAGAAACCAATGCACTGCTAGAAGCAGCAGAGTACTTAGATCATAAAATGAGCGATATCCGCAGCCGGGGCAAATTCATCGGCACCGACCGTCTGGCCACCGTCACCGCGCTCAACATCGCTCATGAGCTGTTGCAGCTTAAACACCAGCAAGCAGACAACGGACAAATTCATCAGCAACTGGATGATTTGCAACTTAAAATCCAACACGCCCTTGATGCCGATGCAGAGCCTCAGGAAATTAATGATAAAAGTAGCTTGTAA
- a CDS encoding TIGR02449 family protein: MENQSPLSVEQKLVQLQQQLDQLLALCQQQRDENRLLKEQARQLHLERAQLVEKNELARNRVEAMISRLKSMEGQ, encoded by the coding sequence ATGGAAAATCAATCCCCACTCAGCGTTGAGCAAAAACTGGTTCAACTACAGCAACAACTGGATCAACTGTTGGCTCTGTGCCAACAGCAGCGCGATGAAAACCGCCTGCTCAAAGAACAAGCGCGACAGCTCCATTTAGAACGCGCCCAGTTGGTTGAAAAAAACGAACTGGCGCGCAACCGCGTCGAGGCAATGATCTCACGCCTAAAAAGCATGGAGGGGCAGTAG
- a CDS encoding UPF0149 family protein produces MPNLDYLVVNDALSRIDAAMNAAESHAMLCGMLCACGRLEADEWCKKVLEEQDENNVLVQECRRELDKVAAQVQQQLDDREEFSLRLFLPDDETPMAERVEALSKWCECFSFGLGVAVPVCCNGDLPEESQELLKDLLEISKAVMDDEEEDEVEEEAYMQICEYVRMGVLLIRDELQPLRGEIPAIKH; encoded by the coding sequence ATGCCAAACCTCGATTACCTTGTAGTGAATGACGCACTCTCCCGCATTGATGCGGCCATGAATGCGGCGGAGAGCCACGCCATGTTGTGTGGGATGCTCTGTGCCTGTGGCCGTCTGGAGGCGGATGAGTGGTGTAAAAAGGTGCTGGAAGAGCAGGATGAAAACAACGTCTTGGTGCAAGAGTGTCGTCGTGAGTTGGATAAAGTGGCCGCGCAGGTGCAACAGCAGTTGGATGACCGAGAAGAGTTTAGTTTGCGTCTGTTTTTGCCCGACGATGAAACTCCGATGGCGGAGCGCGTTGAAGCCTTGAGTAAGTGGTGTGAATGTTTCTCCTTTGGTTTGGGGGTCGCAGTGCCGGTCTGTTGCAACGGCGATCTGCCGGAAGAGAGTCAAGAGCTGCTGAAGGATCTGTTGGAGATTTCCAAAGCGGTGATGGACGATGAAGAAGAGGATGAGGTGGAAGAGGAAGCGTATATGCAGATTTGTGAGTACGTACGCATGGGGGTGTTGTTGATTCGGGACGAGTTGCAGCCGCTGCGAGGTGAGATTCCAGCAATTAAACATTGA
- the pepP gene encoding Xaa-Pro aminopeptidase produces the protein MNKKEFVKRRKQLMRSVGKEGIAILAASPVRQRNRDVEYPYRQESDFLYLSGFSEPEAVLVLIPKRPAGEFLLFCRESDPEQEIWHGRRAGLAGAVEEYGADDAFPISDMDEILPGLMEGRKRVFYTMGQDEGFDRRVVEWVNQLRAKVRSGLQAPSEFIDLDYHLHDLRLFKSRFEVATMREAARISMRAHKRAMQICRPGMMEYELEAEFLHEFRSAGAEPAYSSIVGGGENGCILHYTENNQKLNDGELVLIDAGAEHEGYASDVTRTFPVNGRFSPAQKEIYELVLASQEAAFLKCKPGNHWNDPHEAAVKVLTKGLVELGLLKGKPAALIKEAAYRQFYMHRTGHWLGMDVHDVGEYKVGDGWRLLEPGMAMTVEPGLYITPARGVAKRYHNIGVRIEDDIVITRDGYDLLSRGIPKTVAEIEAEMAK, from the coding sequence ATGAATAAAAAAGAGTTTGTCAAACGTCGTAAGCAGTTGATGCGCAGTGTGGGTAAAGAGGGCATCGCCATTTTGGCCGCCTCTCCCGTGCGCCAGCGCAACCGTGATGTGGAGTACCCCTATCGTCAAGAGAGTGATTTTCTCTATCTGAGTGGTTTTTCGGAGCCGGAGGCGGTGCTGGTGCTGATACCAAAACGCCCCGCAGGCGAGTTTTTGCTCTTTTGTCGTGAGAGCGACCCTGAGCAGGAGATCTGGCACGGGCGACGTGCGGGGTTGGCGGGTGCGGTGGAGGAGTACGGTGCCGATGATGCGTTCCCTATCAGCGATATGGATGAGATTTTGCCCGGTTTGATGGAGGGGCGTAAGCGGGTCTTCTACACCATGGGTCAAGATGAAGGGTTTGATCGTCGGGTGGTGGAGTGGGTCAATCAATTGCGCGCTAAAGTGCGTTCGGGGCTGCAAGCGCCAAGCGAATTTATCGACCTTGATTACCATCTGCACGACTTGAGATTGTTTAAAAGCCGTTTTGAAGTGGCCACCATGCGCGAGGCGGCGCGTATTTCGATGCGCGCACACAAACGGGCAATGCAGATCTGTCGTCCGGGAATGATGGAGTACGAGCTGGAGGCGGAGTTTCTGCACGAGTTTCGTTCTGCTGGAGCGGAACCGGCCTACTCCTCCATCGTCGGTGGCGGTGAGAACGGCTGTATTTTGCACTACACCGAGAACAATCAAAAGCTCAATGACGGCGAGTTGGTGTTGATTGATGCCGGTGCGGAACACGAAGGCTACGCCTCCGATGTGACCCGCACCTTTCCCGTTAACGGTCGTTTTAGTCCTGCACAAAAAGAGATCTACGAGTTGGTATTGGCTTCACAAGAGGCGGCGTTTTTGAAGTGCAAACCAGGTAATCACTGGAACGATCCTCACGAAGCGGCGGTGAAGGTGTTGACCAAAGGGCTGGTGGAGCTGGGCTTGCTGAAAGGCAAACCGGCGGCTTTGATCAAAGAGGCTGCGTACCGGCAGTTTTACATGCACCGCACCGGTCACTGGTTGGGGATGGATGTGCATGATGTGGGTGAATACAAAGTGGGGGATGGCTGGCGCTTGTTGGAGCCGGGCATGGCGATGACGGTGGAGCCTGGGTTGTACATTACGCCCGCTCGCGGGGTGGCAAAACGCTACCACAACATCGGCGTGCGCATTGAAGATGACATTGTTATTACCCGTGATGGTTACGATCTGCTCAGCCGAGGCATTCCTAAAACCGTGGCAGAGATTGAAGCTGAGATGGCGAAGTAG
- the ubiH gene encoding 2-octaprenyl-6-methoxyphenyl hydroxylase, with product MPDQSKSEHDAEYDLILVGGGMVGATLACALQQSGLKIALLEVYPFASAQQPSYDDRSTALSFGSRGLYEKLGLWTELREGATAIDKIHISDRGHFGAARLDCQEEGVDALGYVIENRILGQVLAERLELQGGIELIMPAQVERVENGSDGVTVTLQQAGELRCLQAKLVVVADGSESALRQQLGVPTEQKRYGQTAIICNISTDRQHNNVAYERFTDSGPLALLPLSAGRCALVLSCLDEQVEALLALSDAEFIAHVQRRFGHRLGYFTRVGRRSSYPLQLLETESQQQGRVLLLGNAARTLHPVAGQGLNLALRDMDALLESLLAAARSGADLGAPVLLAEFVEARRADQRQVVRITDGLVTLFSNGFAPVVALRGAGLLALDLLPALRHRLAKQMMGLGGRLPRW from the coding sequence ATGCCTGATCAGAGCAAGTCCGAGCACGATGCAGAGTACGATCTGATTTTGGTGGGCGGCGGCATGGTGGGCGCAACCCTCGCCTGTGCGCTGCAACAGAGTGGGTTGAAAATCGCTCTGTTGGAGGTGTATCCGTTTGCCTCAGCGCAGCAGCCGAGTTACGACGACCGTTCCACGGCGCTCTCTTTTGGCTCCCGGGGGCTGTATGAAAAGCTCGGTCTGTGGACGGAGCTGCGGGAGGGGGCGACGGCGATTGATAAGATCCACATTTCAGATCGTGGCCATTTTGGCGCGGCGCGGCTGGACTGTCAGGAAGAGGGGGTGGATGCGCTGGGGTATGTGATCGAGAACCGTATTTTGGGGCAGGTGCTGGCGGAACGTTTGGAATTGCAAGGAGGCATTGAGTTGATTATGCCCGCGCAGGTGGAGCGGGTGGAGAACGGCAGCGATGGGGTGACTGTGACGCTGCAACAGGCGGGGGAGTTGCGTTGTTTGCAGGCCAAGTTGGTGGTGGTGGCGGACGGCAGTGAGTCGGCGCTGCGTCAGCAGTTGGGTGTGCCGACGGAGCAGAAACGCTACGGCCAGACGGCGATTATCTGCAATATCAGCACGGATCGTCAGCATAATAACGTCGCTTATGAGCGTTTTACCGACAGTGGCCCCTTGGCGCTGTTGCCGCTTTCGGCGGGGCGTTGTGCTTTGGTGTTGAGCTGCCTTGATGAGCAGGTTGAGGCGCTGTTGGCGCTCAGTGATGCGGAGTTTATCGCTCATGTGCAGCGGCGTTTTGGCCATCGCTTGGGGTATTTTACTCGGGTGGGGCGGCGTTCGAGTTATCCGTTGCAGCTGCTGGAGACAGAATCGCAGCAGCAGGGGCGGGTGTTGTTGCTGGGCAACGCAGCGCGCACCCTGCATCCGGTGGCGGGGCAGGGTCTGAACTTGGCGCTGCGGGATATGGACGCGCTGTTGGAGTCTCTGTTGGCGGCGGCGCGCAGCGGTGCGGATCTGGGTGCGCCGGTTTTGCTGGCTGAGTTTGTTGAAGCGCGCCGTGCCGATCAGCGCCAAGTGGTGCGCATCACTGACGGTCTGGTGACGCTGTTTTCCAATGGGTTTGCTCCCGTGGTGGCGTTGCGTGGTGCGGGGTTGTTGGCGTTGGATCTGCTGCCTGCGCTGCGTCATCGTTTGGCGAAACAGATGATGGGTTTGGGGGGACGGTTGCCTCGTTGGTAG